In Tenrec ecaudatus isolate mTenEca1 chromosome 4, mTenEca1.hap1, whole genome shotgun sequence, a single window of DNA contains:
- the SPDYC gene encoding speedy protein C, with protein sequence MSTAQDPTTAHMAATHVNLGGRSCPGRSGESLLSRQHQELQAFLRLLEDNFLQQFLSQDPCFQISDKYLLAMVLVYFQRAHLQLSEYTQSNFFLALYLANDMEEDLEDPKCEIFPWALSEDWRPWVADFLRQRNKLWARMDFRAMVSRQCCEEVMAKVPSHWAWARERRPHHGRAQRSCPEAGVSLPRGPGLSPPQCSLCGQPPRCRHYHAQFLSECPSPAAGGPFLAVDLPWALTFSRAKRDHQLVH encoded by the exons ATGAGTACCGCCCAAGACCCTACCACTGCTCACATGGCTGCCACCCACGTAAACCTGGGGGGCCGGAGCTGTCCCGGTCGGAGCGGTGAGTCTCTCCTTTCTCGCCAGCACCAGGAGCTACAAGCCTTCCTCCGTCTTCTGG AGGACAATTTTCTCCAGCAGTTCCTCTCCCAAGACCCCTGTTTCCAGATCTCAGATAAG TATCTCCTGGCCATGGTATTGGTTTATTTCCAGCGCGCCCACCTGCAGCTCAGCGAGTACACCCAGAGCAACTTCTTCCTGGCACT GTATCTTGCCAATGACATGGAGGAGGACCTGGAGGACCCAAAGTGTGAGATTTTCCCTTGGGCGCTCAGCGAAGACTGGCGCCCTTGGGTGGCTGACTTCCTGCGCCAGAGGAACAAACTGTGGGCCCGGATGGATTTCCGCGCAATGGTCAGCCGCCAGTGCTGCGAGGAG GTCATGGCGAAGGTGCCGTCCCACTGGGCCTGGGCTCGGGAGCGTCGTCCCCACCACGGACGTGCTCAGAGGAGCTGCCCAGAGGCCGGAGTCTCCCTGCCTCGGGGTCCTGGGCTCTCTCCACCCCAGTGTTCTCTCTGTGGCCAGCCCCCACGCTGCCGCCATTACCACGCCCAATTCTTATCAGAGTGCCCCTCTCCAGCCGCTGGGGG TCCTTTCCTAGCTGTGGATCTGCCCTGGGCCCTGACATTCAGCAGGGCGAAGCGAGACCACCAGCTTGTCCACTGA